The following is a genomic window from Aphis gossypii isolate Hap1 chromosome X, ASM2018417v2, whole genome shotgun sequence.
ATTAAAGTGgtcttaaaagttaattataggtatttttaatttttaaatgtttataaaaataattaagcttaaccaaaagtttgaaaataaaatacaatatcttaaataagtatttcttaaagaaatttagaaatattttaaatagagtaacaatttttttttaaataaacgtatttaaagttcacattttaacaaaataggtATTGTTTATGTTAAGAATTTACACTAAAGCTCCTGgttttacatcatttttttatgttattataaaaatgtatcgttGAAAGCTTCCAAAATACTTACCACTtaactagatccaattttttattagaatctgCTTCCACTTATgaaaattgaagcatttttactgctcTAAAAAGCGTTtacatatacaaaaaaaaaaaaatcattgtcaaatcaatacattcatcgctctGCTCAGAATCTAGAAATATTCTGAATTAACctagattatatattatattaaaatattatattattattataccatttataccCACACTGATTTTTAtgtcattgtttttaattatgatatgcatttaaatcactgttatttgttttagtacgtacaaaatatattatgttaaaaattatgaaacaatattcttatgtattatttatgctagattataatatgatcaattattaaaagtccataatattatggtttcatttattaatattttatgtaataaaaagatCGTGGCATTTTGTTCTCACTTCAACGATGATTAATTACCTTaattactataggtatttgaTTATACCTCTTATCAAATctgtatgcataaaaaaattacaatttaaaactgcATGGATGATATGTCCacagatgtataatatgtattatatatctgtGGATATGTCTAATCATCATACAGTTAACTATATGAAAATCTCTATGGTGACAGTTATTTTGTACTACCATACTACTCTGTTCACAATTaaagtcaattttttaatttcgtttatgatcaataatgtaaatacatttcttatttttatatttataatatttaatttaatttcaacgaATTCGTGAATAGCttgtttaaatcattatgGTGCCTTCATCGATACAGTGGACGATGAATCCTTCAGTTCATATTTTagtgtatgtattatagtaattaaattgatacaaATACACTTTCTAGGTTGTACCTttcctttatattattattttgtcgtacctatattgtagtaaaaaaaacctaatatcTCACAAAAtccctattataataataaataaattgttttatttattcttactatagaatgtttatttttttatttattcatatacgtaatattatgtatagtaaaaactaGACTTGTGAGGAAGTTAGGGAGATTAGTGCATCTATTAACGACTGCACTATTGTATATACTCTCCCtaactgtaaattataatatgaacgtattattataatattgtttatattgtattacctatattttttattgaaatgtggGTTACTATaactttatagttaaaaagtcaatatttgtacctaataatttcaaagaaaatatttaaaaatcattttttatttaaaatttcatcaaagattgttttgtttaaattatatgaaactgGATGaacggacaaaaaaaaaaataaaaatattttttgatttaataatttagtcgtATTTACCTtctaatattcttttaacttTAAGTCACTGctgcaatattttataatgtgcaATAAAATGCAGGAATACTAATGTAGtaggataaatattaaatagacaacgaaatagttaattaatttaccctAGTGTTAATGaaagaaaagaaattaaaattgttaaccaatttaaattaatatttttctccattatatttattaatttatttatagaaagttaaaacacaatatatttattatttagcaaTTGTGAAaatcataactcataaatattccgaaattgatttgatttaaccaaataaatataatttttctcatCAAATTCTCCATCTCATTATTGTAGTTATCCTTTATCGAAATATGTTATATCACCCGTCAATAAAACGCCCGGAACAACCGTAAAACGCCTTATTCAAAGCCGAAAAACAACAGTCACTCCGATTTCCTGCAGAAAAACCAGCGCCCTTTGTCTCCCCGAAAACTGCAGCAACCATCAGTACCAACTATCGAAACAATACCGCCGCATGCAAACATACTCTTCAAAACGGTCTCCGTATTATCGGTCAAAAAGAAGTAAATTACGGTGTGAAAAGCGCTATCGATCCCGGGATATGTGCAGCGGTCTGGGGTCATTTCACTATCAAGGGAAACAAGAGCAGGATCGAAATGATGAGCCCGACGTGAACATGGAGTCTGAAGATCACCAAGGGGAGGAGGAAGAGGAGAAGGAAGAAGAGGAGGAAGTGGAAGTTGAGGACTGTGACTACGACGGTGATGACGACAACGTCAACGATGATGACTACGACGATGACAACAAATACGACGACGAAGAAGACGACAACGGAGATGAGTTTAAAGATCTAGTGCTGGGACGAAAACGGAAACCGCTGGACAACGTGATACGAAGTATGCCACTTATTGGTGATAAAGAAAATCGCGTCACACGATATTCCGCCAACGTCGTATTACTAGCTCATGGCAACCGTTCGCTATATGTACTGACGATTCAACGAAACCAAGTGACTTCGATAGACAGTAGTTCATTCACTCGTCATAGTAATCATCGATCGTCGTCTACTTCCATGATCAGTTATAAGCTGTAAGtaaacgtaataaaaataataatataatacctataatttataaatataacatgcataatattaataatatataatacacattttgtaATGCTATTATCAAACACGCGTTATGCAcccacatattaataaaaataaataaacaaaatatcgtttataacatacctatgcataattaagattaaatttttacatggCTACGAGCCTACACAAGCAAAACGCTTAACCTAAAATAACCTGTAGTAGTCCACCCCTACCATCACTccaatactaaatactaatcccatactaatatcatacatttaagatttaaGTTGAAGCGgtaaatgtattggttttacactGTCGTTATTTTAGCATATGACACTATTGTTATCCGCGTaaagttttcataaaaatggtAAATCCCAAATTCTATGCATCCACCACGCTATTATTGTCTTAGcagttttttaaacattgattactaattagtaatataaatttatttatatgtagatAACATGAGAATAAATTAGGTAAGGTCAGATcataacataggtaatattattgaatgatACTTGCACTTTAGtctatataaattaccatTGTAGAATACAAGGATTGACGGCGTACCTATATgccatatgataatatattaggtgaCTTATAGttgtatggtataatatactgtttatatatttacaaatatattatattttaaacaaactattaattaaatataaatgtaggcAAGCTCACTGTTAACTTGTTATGAGTCATAAGTTTATCTTAGTAACCgagtatagttaataaaattatgtactaaaattatttatagtcttGTGTGTtgtgtacttattttttttttttttataaaacagttaataagtattatgggTGAAAAATCTACTTTaagaaaaagtattatactgtatgccagtataatattttcatatataatattaaaataggcattatataggtattattaaatattatcataaagtaagcgattataataatatcgcttcaaatattatgtgatgGTATTTTACCCACTCTAtgctatttgaaataaataaaataattaaacaatagaatttttgtattcaattagatattaaaatgtttacacattattacactacataataataataactcaaaaaagctattttaaacgttttttgaAAGTATACCCCATCTAGATTTCTCGGTAActagtaaaacaaatttaaactaacataataatatgatgtgttGTGCAGTCAGATTTTCACTATGAGCATGGGCGCCCATTGGGAGGGGCAAGATAGGGCACTTCCCCCCCCctagacaaaaaatattaaaaacttgtaactcaataaatagtaccataatataattattatctttacatttgagaattgtttattttgaccccccctaaaattgtacttatgggcgcccatgactatgagtaaattaaaaattaatcaattcacttaaacttaaaagttatttgaccaattatagttatgatgtcaatagaaaataagttctgtatattattcaacagtaaaataaaacagtaaaactctttgtaaaaaaaatatatagtctcGAATAGTTAATCTTTGTATAACACTATAACGTCAAGGTCTAACACTTTAATGTGtcaaaattgtttgttatGTTTTGGTTTAGACCCGGtggacaatttattttgacagAGGATGAGCCACAAAATTACCAAAAGAAGGCTAATAATACATGTACTTGTCCCGACGATCAACAATGGTATTCAGCAGCAATCAACCATTTTATTACACAGTTAACGGtatgaaacaatttattatttttacaaataatcatcaaaaaaaaatattacatcataataatttaataacgatactagacatttttattaacgtcattaaaaatttgttttagagatcaaacaacaatttaaattttaaatactaatgacTAAGTAGGTGTAAgtaggtttttatttaatttacagtggtaatatattttttttcattttaaatacttaatctaatttatatggtttaa
Proteins encoded in this region:
- the LOC114124432 gene encoding uncharacterized protein LOC114124432 isoform X1, which encodes MVPSSIQWTMNPSVHILVYPLSKYVISPVNKTPGTTVKRLIQSRKTTVTPISCRKTSALCLPENCSNHQYQLSKQYRRMQTYSSKRSPYYRSKRSKLRCEKRYRSRDMCSGLGSFHYQGKQEQDRNDEPDVNMESEDHQGEEEEEKEEEEEVEVEDCDYDGDDDNVNDDDYDDDNKYDDEEDDNGDEFKDLVLGRKRKPLDNVIRSMPLIGDKENRVTRYSANVVLLAHGNRSLYVLTIQRNQVTSIDSSSFTRHSNHRSSSTSMISYKLPGGQFILTEDEPQNYQKKANNTCTCPDDQQWYSAAINHFITQLTTRSPTTMTIMGQSSDDRSQFVLLGNWYRTQQNDDYKAFLVANGTRCHRHRHSNKNYYPYKPAHVSRRLAGHKRVYAVPDACQLFPGADPTFRLQTPLVKTKTATTKTKTTIITTTITTTYKCKFVPLARLHENSRMYGPVLSSLPAILSSMNLICTT